The genomic stretch TTCAAGTTAGAGGTAGCATTTCACGGATTAATTTGGTTTTATTTTGGATATTGGTTTAGAAAAAAAGGTTATAAATATAAATTAAAGAGACCTTTTATCATGTTATTGCTTTCTATTATGATAGTTGTAATAATTGCTAAAATTAATGGTTTCAATGATTGGAGAGATTCCAATTATGGAAAGTATCCCTTGTTATCTTATATAGGAGAATTAGCATTTATTATCTTAATTATTTCATTATCTAACCTAATTAAGATTGAGAAATTGAAAAAATTTATGGAGTTGTTTGGAAGATATACTATTTTTGTTCTCGGGTATCATTTAGTTCTTTCTGGGTTAATAGCTCTTGTTTTGAAAGACCCTCTTTCGTTTGTAGAAAAGTACTGGTACATTTATTACGGTTATTCAGTAACTATTTTATATTTATTTTTAAAGTTTGTGCCTAAAAAGGTAATTTATTTCTTATCAGGTCAATTTTATCTACTGAGGAAAACGTAATAGTTAAAAACTTCAGAGTCCCGTACGGGACTCTGAATTAGTTTTTATCGGGGATTAACAGGTTTGAGATAACACCTACAATTGCTGCTAAAGCTAAACCTTTAAATTCAACTGTTCCAATCTTAATGTTTGCTCCGCCTATACCAATAGTTAGTATAAGTGATGCTACTATTAAATTTTTTGCTTTTGAAAAATTGACTTTTTCATTAACAATTGTTCTTATACCAACAGAGGCGATCATTCCAAATAATATTAAGCTTACTCCGCCAATAACTGGTTTAGGAATTGTTTGAAGAACACTTCCGAATTTGGAGAAAAACGACATCAAAATTGCAAAAATTGCCGCAAGTCTCAAAATTGATGGATCGTATATTCTTGTTAAAGCCAATACACCGGTATTTTCACTATATGTAGTATTTGCGGGGCCACCTAAAAATCCTGCAATTATTGTTGCAAGACCATCGCCAACTAAAGTTCTATGGAGTCCAGGGTTTTCTATGAAATTTTTATTGACAACAGCTCCATTTGTAGTTATATCACCTATATGTTCCATGAAAG from Thermosipho atlanticus DSM 15807 encodes the following:
- a CDS encoding acyltransferase family protein, which codes for MRIREIDISKGILILIVVLLHSYIPYSLVVYLSYLLAAFMFISGYLFKDENFFIKLKKIFLNLLFPFYFLSTIGYIIYFYINKITHYSSAVFTTFFEFIIFGYAPMDMPVNVLPLWYLYMFAVAEIVFMILIKLNLVHFTPFLSVFTTFFLHNQTRFFKLEVAFHGLIWFYFGYWFRKKGYKYKLKRPFIMLLLSIMIVVIIAKINGFNDWRDSNYGKYPLLSYIGELAFIILIISLSNLIKIEKLKKFMELFGRYTIFVLGYHLVLSGLIALVLKDPLSFVEKYWYIYYGYSVTILYLFLKFVPKKVIYFLSGQFYLLRKT